The Cucumis melo cultivar AY chromosome 6, USDA_Cmelo_AY_1.0, whole genome shotgun sequence genome includes a region encoding these proteins:
- the LOC103483467 gene encoding uncharacterized protein LOC103483467 isoform X2, translated as MADRNLVVAKPIWMKQAEEAKLKSEAEKDAAAKAAFEATFKGVDKIPAKEAASSDSDFEDNEDLERKPIGPVDPARCTAAGAGIAGGAACVPASFTVVTKDVDGRKVPHGGAQIKVKVAPGVGVGGTEQDGIVKDMNDGTYTITYVVPKRGNYMVNIECNGRPIMGSPFPVFFSAGTSSGGLLGLAPASSFPNLVNQNMPNMPNYSGSVSGAFPGLMGMIPGIVAGASGGAILPGIGASLGEVCREYLNGQCAKTDCKLNHPPHNLLMTAIAATTSMGTISQVPMAPSAAAMAAAQAIVAAQALQAHAAQVQAQQAQSAKDSSGSSDKSGKAADALKRTLQVSNLSPLLTVEQLKQLFSFCGTVVECTITDSKHFAYIEYSKPEEASAALALNNMDVGGRPLNVEMAKSLPQKPAAVNPSLASSSLPMMMQQAVAMQQMQFQQALLMQQTMTAQQAANRAATMKSATELAAARAAEISKKLKVDGIGNEETETKEKSRSPSLPRERSKSKSKSPIKYRSRRRSPTYSPPYRHSRDHRSRSPVRSRHYSRYEDDRRGYRESREASERSRRRDLDRSRSRRSPISRKNRSRSISPRRRKSYRAGSDSPSHQRERSPQRGRKSDHSDLRSPSRHHGKSRSSPRKDDSDKQKHRRRSRSKSVETKHHSDEKINEMQHGKSKNRERRRSRSASPEDKHSKRRSSPRSLDKNISKHRRRSRSNSREKVNDKYHGRRRSRSSSSDSKHLPDSKVDITRDEKLKHRSRRRSRSKSVDGKHHRREKSDRSRDKRLRHRDRRSSRSISPEAGHQRVTRLSPTSSDETKSKRRRRSLSPEDKPSDIDNGCIAENPKHLGRQQSRSISGENGESNLSPSTEENEFKHGEQSILEPARGHGSSLSKVVEDIPGDDQGREGLNSQYSNVEEPSKAEVAGVDQVDLAG; from the exons ATGGCTGATCGTAATTTGGTTGTCGCAAAACCAATCTGGATGAAGCAGGCTGAAGAGGCGAAACTTAAGAGCGAAGCTGAGAAAGATGCAGCGGCTAAAGCTGCTTTCGAAGCTACTTTTAAAGGCGTAGATAAGATTCCTGCAAAAGAAGCAGCATCCTCAGACAGTGATTTTGAAGATAATGAGGATTTGGAACGGAAGCCGATTGGGCCCGTGGACCCTGCTAGATGCACAGCTGCTGGAGCTGGCATAGCTGGTGGCGCAGCGTGTGTGCCAGCATCCTTTACTGTGGTAACCAAGGATGTCGATGGAAGGAAAGTTCCCCATGGTGGTGCACAAATTAAAGTAAAGGTGGCACCTGGTGTAGGTGTTGGTGGAACCGAGCAAGATGGCATTGTGAAGGATATGAATGATGGTACATATACGATCACTTATGTGGTGCCAAAAAGAGGAAATTACATGGTTAATATTGAGTGCAACGGAAGGCCCATCATGGGTAGTCCATTCCCAGTGTTCTTTAGTGCAG GGACAAGTTCGGGTGGACTCCTGGGATTAGCTCCTGCATCCTCATTTCCAAATTTGGTGAATCAAAATATGCCCAACATGCCTAATTACTCCGGGTCTGTTTCGGGAGCATTTCCTGGGCTGATGGGAATGATTCCTGGCATCGTAGCTGGCGCTTCTGGTGGTGCTATCTTGCCTGGAATTGGAGCATCTCTTGGAGAAGTATGTCGAGAATACCTTAATGGTCAGTGCGCAAAAACAGATTGTAAGTTAAATCATCCACCTCACAATTTGCTCATGACTGCAATAGCTGCAACAACCAGTATGGGAACTATCAGTCAAGTGCCTATGGCCCCTTCTGCTGCTGCTATGGCAGCTGCTCAGGCTATTGTTGCTGCCCAAGCCCTTCAAGCCCATGCTGCTCAAGTGCAAGCTCAGCAAGCTCAGTCTGCAAAAGACTCTTCTG GTTCATCTGACAAATCTGGCAAGGCTGCTGATGCACTGAAGAGAACACTGCAAGTTAGCAATCTTAGCCCACTTCTCACCGTGGAACAGCTGAAGCAGCTTTTTAGTTTTTGTGGAACTGTTGTTGAATGTACCATTACTGATTCAAAGCATTTTGCTTACATAGAATACTCAAAGCCCGAAGAAGCTTCTGCTGCTTTGGCATTGAACAATATGGATGTTGGAGGTCGACCTTTAAATGTAGAGATGGCAAAGTCACTTCCACAGAAACCAGCTGCAGTGAACCCTTCACTTGCTTCATCTTCTCTGCCCATGATGATGCAGCAAGCTGTAGCCATGCAACAAATGCAATTCCAGCAGGCTTTGTTGATGCAGCAAACTATGACAGCTCAGCAGGCTGCTAATCGTGCTGCAACTATGAAGTCTGCAACAGAGTTGGCAGCAGCTAGAGCAGCAGAGATAAGCAAAAAACTTAAAGTTGATGGAATTGGGAATGAAGAAACTGagacaaaagaaaaatcaag ATCACCTTCCTTGCCTAGGGAGAggtcaaaatcaaaatcaaaatcaccTATCAAGTACCGAAGCAGGCGGAGATCTCCAACTTATTCACCTCCGTATCGTCACTCAAGAGATCATAGATCTAGATCACCAGTGAGATCTCGCCACTATTCTAGGTATGAAGATGATAGGAGGGGTTATAGAGAATCGAGAGAAGCTAGTGAAAGATCTAGAAGGCGTGATCTAGATAGATCAAGAAGTCGCCGTTCACCCATctcaaggaaaaatagaagtAGAAGCATAAGTCCTCGCAGAAGAAAATCATACAGAGCCGGTTCTGATTCTCCCAGTCACCAACGGGAGCGTTCACCACAAAGAGGTAGGAAATCAGATCATTCTGATTTAAGGTCACCTAGTCGCCATCATGGGAAAAGCAGATCATCCCCAAGAAAGGATGACAGTGACAAACAAAAACATAGAAGACGGTCAAGGTCTAAATCTGTTGAGACGAAGCATCATTCTGAtgaaaaaattaatgaaatgcAACATGGAAAATCGAAAAATCGGGAAAGAAGGCGATCGAGATCTGCTTCTCCGGAAGACAAGCATAGTAAAAGAAGATCGTCGCCTAGAAGCTTGGACAAAAACATTTCTAAACATAGAAGGCGTTCTAGATCAAACTCTAGGGAAAAGGTTAACGATAAATATCATGGTAGAAGGCGTTCGCGGTCAAGTTCTTCGGATAGTAAACATCTCCCTGATAGTAAGGTGGATATTACTAGAGATGAAAAATTAAAACACCGTAGCAGAAGAAGATCCAGGTCAAAGTCTGTAGATGGTAAGCATCACAGGAGGGAGAAATCAGATAGAAGCAGAGACAAAAGGTTGAGGCATCGTGATAGAAGGTCATCCAGATCTATATCTCCTGAGGCTGGACATCAACGAGTGACAAGGCTGTCTCCTACCAGTTCGGATGAAACCAAATCAAAACGTAGAAGGAGATCACTCTCTCCTGAAGATAAGCCTAGTGATATAGATAATGGATGCATAGCTGAAAATCCGAAGCATCTAGGGAGACAGCAATCTAGGTCAATTTCAGGAGAAAATGGTGAAAGTAATTTATCTCCAAGTACAGAGGAAAATGAATTTAAACATGGTGAGCAGTCAATACTAGAACCTGCAAGAG GGCATGGATCTAGTCTCTCAAAGGTTGTAGAAGATATACCTGGAGATGATCAGGGTAGAGAAGGGTTAAATTCCCAATATTCTAATGTTGAGGAACCAAGCAAAGCTGAAGTCGCTGGTGTTGATCAAGTTGATTTAGCTG GTTGA
- the LOC103483467 gene encoding uncharacterized protein LOC103483467 isoform X3 produces the protein MADRNLVVAKPIWMKQAEEAKLKSEAEKDAAAKAAFEATFKGVDKIPAKEAASSDSDFEDNEDLERKPIGPVDPARCTAAGAGIAGGAACVPASFTVVTKDVDGRKVPHGGAQIKVKVAPGVGVGGTEQDGIVKDMNDGTYTITYVVPKRGNYMVNIECNGRPIMGSPFPVFFSAGTSSGGLLGLAPASSFPNLVNQNMPNMPNYSGSVSGAFPGLMGMIPGIVAGASGGAILPGIGASLGEVCREYLNGQCAKTDCKLNHPPHNLLMTAIAATTSMGTISQVPMAPSAAAMAAAQAIVAAQALQAHAAQVQAQQAQSAKDSSGSSDKSGKAADALKRTLQVSNLSPLLTVEQLKQLFSFCGTVVECTITDSKHFAYIEYSKPEEASAALALNNMDVGGRPLNVEMAKSLPQKPAAVNPSLASSSLPMMMQQAVAMQQMQFQQALLMQQTMTAQQAANRAATMKSATELAAARAAEISKKLKVDGIGNEETETKEKSRSPSLPRERSKSKSKSPIKYRSRRRSPTYSPPYRHSRDHRSRSPVRSRHYSRYEDDRRGYRESREASERSRRRDLDRSRSRRSPISRKNRSRSISPRRRKSYRAGSDSPSHQRERSPQRGRKSDHSDLRSPSRHHGKSRSSPRKDDSDKQKHRRRSRSKSVETKHHSDEKINEMQHGKSKNRERRRSRSASPEDKHSKRRSSPRSLDKNISKHRRRSRSNSREKVNDKYHGRRRSRSSSSDSKHLPDSKVDITRDEKLKHRSRRRSRSKSVDGKHHRREKSDRSRDKRLRHRDRRSSRSISPEAGHQRVTRLSPTSSDETKSKRRRRSLSPEDKPSDIDNGCIAENPKHLGRQQSRSISGENGESNLSPSTEENEFKHGEQSILEPARD, from the exons ATGGCTGATCGTAATTTGGTTGTCGCAAAACCAATCTGGATGAAGCAGGCTGAAGAGGCGAAACTTAAGAGCGAAGCTGAGAAAGATGCAGCGGCTAAAGCTGCTTTCGAAGCTACTTTTAAAGGCGTAGATAAGATTCCTGCAAAAGAAGCAGCATCCTCAGACAGTGATTTTGAAGATAATGAGGATTTGGAACGGAAGCCGATTGGGCCCGTGGACCCTGCTAGATGCACAGCTGCTGGAGCTGGCATAGCTGGTGGCGCAGCGTGTGTGCCAGCATCCTTTACTGTGGTAACCAAGGATGTCGATGGAAGGAAAGTTCCCCATGGTGGTGCACAAATTAAAGTAAAGGTGGCACCTGGTGTAGGTGTTGGTGGAACCGAGCAAGATGGCATTGTGAAGGATATGAATGATGGTACATATACGATCACTTATGTGGTGCCAAAAAGAGGAAATTACATGGTTAATATTGAGTGCAACGGAAGGCCCATCATGGGTAGTCCATTCCCAGTGTTCTTTAGTGCAG GGACAAGTTCGGGTGGACTCCTGGGATTAGCTCCTGCATCCTCATTTCCAAATTTGGTGAATCAAAATATGCCCAACATGCCTAATTACTCCGGGTCTGTTTCGGGAGCATTTCCTGGGCTGATGGGAATGATTCCTGGCATCGTAGCTGGCGCTTCTGGTGGTGCTATCTTGCCTGGAATTGGAGCATCTCTTGGAGAAGTATGTCGAGAATACCTTAATGGTCAGTGCGCAAAAACAGATTGTAAGTTAAATCATCCACCTCACAATTTGCTCATGACTGCAATAGCTGCAACAACCAGTATGGGAACTATCAGTCAAGTGCCTATGGCCCCTTCTGCTGCTGCTATGGCAGCTGCTCAGGCTATTGTTGCTGCCCAAGCCCTTCAAGCCCATGCTGCTCAAGTGCAAGCTCAGCAAGCTCAGTCTGCAAAAGACTCTTCTG GTTCATCTGACAAATCTGGCAAGGCTGCTGATGCACTGAAGAGAACACTGCAAGTTAGCAATCTTAGCCCACTTCTCACCGTGGAACAGCTGAAGCAGCTTTTTAGTTTTTGTGGAACTGTTGTTGAATGTACCATTACTGATTCAAAGCATTTTGCTTACATAGAATACTCAAAGCCCGAAGAAGCTTCTGCTGCTTTGGCATTGAACAATATGGATGTTGGAGGTCGACCTTTAAATGTAGAGATGGCAAAGTCACTTCCACAGAAACCAGCTGCAGTGAACCCTTCACTTGCTTCATCTTCTCTGCCCATGATGATGCAGCAAGCTGTAGCCATGCAACAAATGCAATTCCAGCAGGCTTTGTTGATGCAGCAAACTATGACAGCTCAGCAGGCTGCTAATCGTGCTGCAACTATGAAGTCTGCAACAGAGTTGGCAGCAGCTAGAGCAGCAGAGATAAGCAAAAAACTTAAAGTTGATGGAATTGGGAATGAAGAAACTGagacaaaagaaaaatcaag ATCACCTTCCTTGCCTAGGGAGAggtcaaaatcaaaatcaaaatcaccTATCAAGTACCGAAGCAGGCGGAGATCTCCAACTTATTCACCTCCGTATCGTCACTCAAGAGATCATAGATCTAGATCACCAGTGAGATCTCGCCACTATTCTAGGTATGAAGATGATAGGAGGGGTTATAGAGAATCGAGAGAAGCTAGTGAAAGATCTAGAAGGCGTGATCTAGATAGATCAAGAAGTCGCCGTTCACCCATctcaaggaaaaatagaagtAGAAGCATAAGTCCTCGCAGAAGAAAATCATACAGAGCCGGTTCTGATTCTCCCAGTCACCAACGGGAGCGTTCACCACAAAGAGGTAGGAAATCAGATCATTCTGATTTAAGGTCACCTAGTCGCCATCATGGGAAAAGCAGATCATCCCCAAGAAAGGATGACAGTGACAAACAAAAACATAGAAGACGGTCAAGGTCTAAATCTGTTGAGACGAAGCATCATTCTGAtgaaaaaattaatgaaatgcAACATGGAAAATCGAAAAATCGGGAAAGAAGGCGATCGAGATCTGCTTCTCCGGAAGACAAGCATAGTAAAAGAAGATCGTCGCCTAGAAGCTTGGACAAAAACATTTCTAAACATAGAAGGCGTTCTAGATCAAACTCTAGGGAAAAGGTTAACGATAAATATCATGGTAGAAGGCGTTCGCGGTCAAGTTCTTCGGATAGTAAACATCTCCCTGATAGTAAGGTGGATATTACTAGAGATGAAAAATTAAAACACCGTAGCAGAAGAAGATCCAGGTCAAAGTCTGTAGATGGTAAGCATCACAGGAGGGAGAAATCAGATAGAAGCAGAGACAAAAGGTTGAGGCATCGTGATAGAAGGTCATCCAGATCTATATCTCCTGAGGCTGGACATCAACGAGTGACAAGGCTGTCTCCTACCAGTTCGGATGAAACCAAATCAAAACGTAGAAGGAGATCACTCTCTCCTGAAGATAAGCCTAGTGATATAGATAATGGATGCATAGCTGAAAATCCGAAGCATCTAGGGAGACAGCAATCTAGGTCAATTTCAGGAGAAAATGGTGAAAGTAATTTATCTCCAAGTACAGAGGAAAATGAATTTAAACATGGTGAGCAGTCAATACTAGAACCTGCAAGAG ATTAA
- the LOC103483467 gene encoding uncharacterized protein LOC103483467 isoform X1 → MADRNLVVAKPIWMKQAEEAKLKSEAEKDAAAKAAFEATFKGVDKIPAKEAASSDSDFEDNEDLERKPIGPVDPARCTAAGAGIAGGAACVPASFTVVTKDVDGRKVPHGGAQIKVKVAPGVGVGGTEQDGIVKDMNDGTYTITYVVPKRGNYMVNIECNGRPIMGSPFPVFFSAGTSSGGLLGLAPASSFPNLVNQNMPNMPNYSGSVSGAFPGLMGMIPGIVAGASGGAILPGIGASLGEVCREYLNGQCAKTDCKLNHPPHNLLMTAIAATTSMGTISQVPMAPSAAAMAAAQAIVAAQALQAHAAQVQAQQAQSAKDSSGSSDKSGKAADALKRTLQVSNLSPLLTVEQLKQLFSFCGTVVECTITDSKHFAYIEYSKPEEASAALALNNMDVGGRPLNVEMAKSLPQKPAAVNPSLASSSLPMMMQQAVAMQQMQFQQALLMQQTMTAQQAANRAATMKSATELAAARAAEISKKLKVDGIGNEETETKEKSRSPSLPRERSKSKSKSPIKYRSRRRSPTYSPPYRHSRDHRSRSPVRSRHYSRYEDDRRGYRESREASERSRRRDLDRSRSRRSPISRKNRSRSISPRRRKSYRAGSDSPSHQRERSPQRGRKSDHSDLRSPSRHHGKSRSSPRKDDSDKQKHRRRSRSKSVETKHHSDEKINEMQHGKSKNRERRRSRSASPEDKHSKRRSSPRSLDKNISKHRRRSRSNSREKVNDKYHGRRRSRSSSSDSKHLPDSKVDITRDEKLKHRSRRRSRSKSVDGKHHRREKSDRSRDKRLRHRDRRSSRSISPEAGHQRVTRLSPTSSDETKSKRRRRSLSPEDKPSDIDNGCIAENPKHLGRQQSRSISGENGESNLSPSTEENEFKHGEQSILEPARGHGSSLSKVVEDIPGDDQGREGLNSQYSNVEEPSKAEVAGVDQVDLAGSWVLTQEVRV, encoded by the exons ATGGCTGATCGTAATTTGGTTGTCGCAAAACCAATCTGGATGAAGCAGGCTGAAGAGGCGAAACTTAAGAGCGAAGCTGAGAAAGATGCAGCGGCTAAAGCTGCTTTCGAAGCTACTTTTAAAGGCGTAGATAAGATTCCTGCAAAAGAAGCAGCATCCTCAGACAGTGATTTTGAAGATAATGAGGATTTGGAACGGAAGCCGATTGGGCCCGTGGACCCTGCTAGATGCACAGCTGCTGGAGCTGGCATAGCTGGTGGCGCAGCGTGTGTGCCAGCATCCTTTACTGTGGTAACCAAGGATGTCGATGGAAGGAAAGTTCCCCATGGTGGTGCACAAATTAAAGTAAAGGTGGCACCTGGTGTAGGTGTTGGTGGAACCGAGCAAGATGGCATTGTGAAGGATATGAATGATGGTACATATACGATCACTTATGTGGTGCCAAAAAGAGGAAATTACATGGTTAATATTGAGTGCAACGGAAGGCCCATCATGGGTAGTCCATTCCCAGTGTTCTTTAGTGCAG GGACAAGTTCGGGTGGACTCCTGGGATTAGCTCCTGCATCCTCATTTCCAAATTTGGTGAATCAAAATATGCCCAACATGCCTAATTACTCCGGGTCTGTTTCGGGAGCATTTCCTGGGCTGATGGGAATGATTCCTGGCATCGTAGCTGGCGCTTCTGGTGGTGCTATCTTGCCTGGAATTGGAGCATCTCTTGGAGAAGTATGTCGAGAATACCTTAATGGTCAGTGCGCAAAAACAGATTGTAAGTTAAATCATCCACCTCACAATTTGCTCATGACTGCAATAGCTGCAACAACCAGTATGGGAACTATCAGTCAAGTGCCTATGGCCCCTTCTGCTGCTGCTATGGCAGCTGCTCAGGCTATTGTTGCTGCCCAAGCCCTTCAAGCCCATGCTGCTCAAGTGCAAGCTCAGCAAGCTCAGTCTGCAAAAGACTCTTCTG GTTCATCTGACAAATCTGGCAAGGCTGCTGATGCACTGAAGAGAACACTGCAAGTTAGCAATCTTAGCCCACTTCTCACCGTGGAACAGCTGAAGCAGCTTTTTAGTTTTTGTGGAACTGTTGTTGAATGTACCATTACTGATTCAAAGCATTTTGCTTACATAGAATACTCAAAGCCCGAAGAAGCTTCTGCTGCTTTGGCATTGAACAATATGGATGTTGGAGGTCGACCTTTAAATGTAGAGATGGCAAAGTCACTTCCACAGAAACCAGCTGCAGTGAACCCTTCACTTGCTTCATCTTCTCTGCCCATGATGATGCAGCAAGCTGTAGCCATGCAACAAATGCAATTCCAGCAGGCTTTGTTGATGCAGCAAACTATGACAGCTCAGCAGGCTGCTAATCGTGCTGCAACTATGAAGTCTGCAACAGAGTTGGCAGCAGCTAGAGCAGCAGAGATAAGCAAAAAACTTAAAGTTGATGGAATTGGGAATGAAGAAACTGagacaaaagaaaaatcaag ATCACCTTCCTTGCCTAGGGAGAggtcaaaatcaaaatcaaaatcaccTATCAAGTACCGAAGCAGGCGGAGATCTCCAACTTATTCACCTCCGTATCGTCACTCAAGAGATCATAGATCTAGATCACCAGTGAGATCTCGCCACTATTCTAGGTATGAAGATGATAGGAGGGGTTATAGAGAATCGAGAGAAGCTAGTGAAAGATCTAGAAGGCGTGATCTAGATAGATCAAGAAGTCGCCGTTCACCCATctcaaggaaaaatagaagtAGAAGCATAAGTCCTCGCAGAAGAAAATCATACAGAGCCGGTTCTGATTCTCCCAGTCACCAACGGGAGCGTTCACCACAAAGAGGTAGGAAATCAGATCATTCTGATTTAAGGTCACCTAGTCGCCATCATGGGAAAAGCAGATCATCCCCAAGAAAGGATGACAGTGACAAACAAAAACATAGAAGACGGTCAAGGTCTAAATCTGTTGAGACGAAGCATCATTCTGAtgaaaaaattaatgaaatgcAACATGGAAAATCGAAAAATCGGGAAAGAAGGCGATCGAGATCTGCTTCTCCGGAAGACAAGCATAGTAAAAGAAGATCGTCGCCTAGAAGCTTGGACAAAAACATTTCTAAACATAGAAGGCGTTCTAGATCAAACTCTAGGGAAAAGGTTAACGATAAATATCATGGTAGAAGGCGTTCGCGGTCAAGTTCTTCGGATAGTAAACATCTCCCTGATAGTAAGGTGGATATTACTAGAGATGAAAAATTAAAACACCGTAGCAGAAGAAGATCCAGGTCAAAGTCTGTAGATGGTAAGCATCACAGGAGGGAGAAATCAGATAGAAGCAGAGACAAAAGGTTGAGGCATCGTGATAGAAGGTCATCCAGATCTATATCTCCTGAGGCTGGACATCAACGAGTGACAAGGCTGTCTCCTACCAGTTCGGATGAAACCAAATCAAAACGTAGAAGGAGATCACTCTCTCCTGAAGATAAGCCTAGTGATATAGATAATGGATGCATAGCTGAAAATCCGAAGCATCTAGGGAGACAGCAATCTAGGTCAATTTCAGGAGAAAATGGTGAAAGTAATTTATCTCCAAGTACAGAGGAAAATGAATTTAAACATGGTGAGCAGTCAATACTAGAACCTGCAAGAG GGCATGGATCTAGTCTCTCAAAGGTTGTAGAAGATATACCTGGAGATGATCAGGGTAGAGAAGGGTTAAATTCCCAATATTCTAATGTTGAGGAACCAAGCAAAGCTGAAGTCGCTGGTGTTGATCAAGTTGATTTAGCTG GTTCTTGGGTGTTAACACAGGAAGTTAGAGTTTAA
- the LOC103483468 gene encoding probable magnesium transporter NIPA2: protein MGLSSDNIHGLILAVSSSIFIGSSFIIKKKGLMKAGASGTRAGSGGYSYLYEPMWWAGMISMIVGEVANFAAYAYAPAILVTPLGALSIIFSAVLAHFILEERLHIFGMLGCVLCVVGSTTIVLHAPQERNIESVKEVWVLATEPGFLVYSVIVLVLVVVLIVRYVPRYGQTHMVVYVGICSLMGSLTVMSVKAVGIALKLTFSGMNQFKYFETWFFTVIVAGGSILQVNYLNKALDTFNTAVVSPVYYVMFTSLTILASMIMFKDWDSQNASQIATELCGFVTILSGTFLLHKTRDMGSPPSSDGPIVVRSPKRPSSNTSSD from the exons ATGGGATTATCTTCCGATAACATCCATGGCCTCATTCTTGCTGTCTCTTCCAGTATCTTTATAGGTAGTAGCTTCATTATCAAGAAGAAAGGTCTTATGAAAGCCGGTGCTTCTGGAACCAGAGCAG GTTCTGGAGGATATTCGTATTTGTATGAACCTATGTGGTGGGCCGGGATGATAAGTA TGATTGTTGGAGAGGTTGCTAATTTCGCTGCTTATGCTTATGCTCCTGCAATTCTCGTAACTCCTTTGGGAGCTTTAAGTATAATTTTCAG TGCAGTACTAGCTCATTTCATTTTAGAGGAAAGGCTACATATATTCGGCATGCTGGGATGTGTTCTGTGTGTGGTGGGATCAACAACTATTGTTTTGCATGCACCTCAGGAGAGAAATATTGAATCTGTCAAGGAAGTTTGGGTGCTTGCTACGGAGCCAG GTTTTCTAGTGTACTCCGTGATAGTTTTGGTTCTAGTTGTTGTTCTCATTGTTCGATATGTGCCAAGATACGGACAAACCCACATGGTTGTTTACGTTGGAATTTGTTCTCTCATGGGTTCTCTTACG gTTATGAGCGTCAAAGCAGTAGGAATTGCACTTAAGCTAACATTTTCAGGGATGAATCAGTTTAAGTACTTTGAGACGTGGTTTTTTACCGTCATTGTGGCTGGAGGTAGCATTTTACAAGTCAACTATTTAAACAAG GCTCTGGACACCTTTAACACTGCCGTAGTATCTCCAGTTTACTATGTGATGTTCACATCACTCACCATCCTTGCGAGTATGATTATGTTTAAG GACTGGGATTCACAAAATGCATCACAAATTGCAACAGAACTATGCGGTTTTGTTACGATTCTTTCCGGAACTTTTCTCCTACATAAAACTAGGGATATGGGGAGTCCTCCGTCCTCCGATGGCCCAATTGTCGTAAGGTCCCCAAAACGACCTAGTTCAAACACAAGTTCTGACTAA
- the LOC103483469 gene encoding uncharacterized protein LOC103483469 translates to MMLESIEVTPSVPPSLDLQAVRSELEELQRSLEENEDSSMDSLGSEKLLRECALHLESRIQQVLSEYSNVDSFLGIDDLDAYVENMKEELVAVEAESSKISNEIEVLKRTNIEDSNKLKMDLEVLKLSLDRFASQDPEEATFNCSSMNGEDRMNVIVDRECNAFEVLELESQIEKNKKILKSLQEVDEIFKSLDVIEQVEGTIGGMKVIDVADNSIRLSLHTHIPNVEDFSTLQRLEGLIEKSESDHELIIEVSNGTMELKNAEIFPADVHLHDIINASKSISNSSLEWFVRKVQDRIVLCTLRRFAVKSANKSSHSFEYLDQDEMIMCSMIGGIDACIKVSQGWPLADSPLKLISLKSSDHYTKGISLSLICKVEKMANSLDARIRQNLSSFADAVEKILKEQMHLELQADSG, encoded by the exons ATGATGCTGGAATCGATAGAAGTTACACCGTCAGTACCTCCAAGCCTCGATCTCCAAGCAGTTCGCAG CGAGCTGGAAGAGCTGCAGAGATCTTTGGAGGAAAACGAAGATTCTTCGATGGATTCATTAGGTTCTGAGAAGTTACTGAGGGAGTGTGCTCTCCATCTCGAG AGCAGAATACAGCAGGTTCTGTCCGAATACTCTAATGTTGATAGTTTCTTGGGGATTGATGATCTAG ATGCATATGTCGAAAATATGAAAGAGGAACTCGTCGCGGTGGAAGCTGAAAGCAGCAAAATATCCAATGAGATCGAGGTTCTTAAGAGAACCAATATAGAAG ATTCTAATAAATTGAAGATGGATCTTGAAGTATTGAAATTGTCGTTAGATCGTTTTGCTTCACAG GATCCTGAAGAGGCAACATTTAATTGCAGCTCTATGAATGGTGAAGATCGGATGAACGTGATAGTTGACCGTGAATGCAATGCATTTGAG GTTTTGGAACTTGAAAGTCAGATtgagaagaacaaaaaaattctaaaatctTTGCAGGAAGTAGATGAGATATTTAAAAG TTTGGATGTTATTGAGCAGGTTGAGGGCACAATTGGTGGTATGAAGGTCATTGACGTCGCTGATAATTCCATTAGATTGTCATTACACACACATATTCCAAACGTGGAAGATTTTTCAACTTTACAAAGACTTGAAGGTTTGATTGAGAAATCTGAATCGGATCACGAGTTGATAATAGAAGTTTCGAATGGGACAATGGAGTTAAAGAATGCTGAG ATCTTTCCTGCTGATGTCCACTTGCATGATATCATCAATGCTTCAAAGTCTATCAG CAATTCTTCATTGGAATGGTTTGTAAGAAAAGTACAAGATAGGATTGTTTTGTGTACTCTTAGGCGGTTTGCTGTGAAGAGTGCAAACAAATCAAG TCATTCCTTTGAGTATTTGGATCAAGACGAAATGATAATGTGTAGTATGATTGGAGGGATTGATGCGTGTATTAAGGTGTCTCAAGGTTGGCCATTAGCCGATTCTCCTCTGAAACTTATATCACTCAAGAGCTCAGATCATTATACAAAAGGAATTTCTTTAAGCCTCATTTGCAAGGTGGAG AAAATGGCAAATTCCTTGGACGCTCGTATTCGCCAAAATCTATCAAGCTTTGCAGACGCTGTTGAGAAAATATTGAAGGAGCAGATGCATTTAGAACTCCAAGCTGACAGTGGTTAG